In Streptomyces sp. NBC_00704, a genomic segment contains:
- the rimO gene encoding 30S ribosomal protein S12 methylthiotransferase RimO — translation MPERRTVALVTLGCARNEVDSEELAGRLEADGWQLVEDAEKADVAVVNTCGFVDAAKKDSVDALLEANDLKSHGRTQAVVAVGCMAERYGKELAEALPEADGVLGFDDYADISDRLQTILNGGIHASHTPRDRRKLLPVSPAERQSAGDVALPGHGAPTDLPEGVAPQSGPRAPLRRRLDGAPVASVKLASGCDRRCSFCAIPSFRGSFISRRPSDVLNETRWLAEQGVKEIMLVSENNTSYGKDLGDIRLLESLLPELAEVDGLERVRVSYLQPAEMRPGLIDVLTSTPKIAPYFDLSFQHSAPGVLRAMRRFGDTDRFLELLDTIRSKAPQAGVRSNFIVGFPGESEADLAELERFLDGARLDAIGVFGYSDEDGTEAATYDGKLDPDVVAERLARVSRLAEELVSQRAEERVGETVHVLVESVDDEGVHGRGAHQAPETDGQVLLTPGEGLDVGRMVEAKVVGTEGVDLVAEPLPGSFGCSEEAGR, via the coding sequence ATGCCTGAACGCCGTACCGTCGCACTCGTCACCCTTGGCTGCGCCCGTAACGAGGTGGACTCGGAGGAGCTCGCAGGCCGTTTGGAGGCGGACGGCTGGCAGCTCGTGGAGGACGCCGAGAAAGCCGACGTCGCCGTCGTCAACACCTGTGGCTTCGTCGACGCCGCCAAGAAGGACTCCGTCGACGCCCTGCTGGAGGCCAACGACCTCAAGAGCCACGGCAGAACCCAGGCCGTCGTCGCCGTGGGCTGCATGGCCGAGCGGTACGGCAAGGAACTCGCCGAGGCCCTGCCCGAGGCGGACGGCGTGCTCGGCTTCGACGACTACGCCGACATCTCCGACCGCCTCCAGACCATCCTCAACGGCGGCATCCACGCCTCGCACACCCCGCGCGACCGGCGCAAGCTGCTGCCGGTCAGCCCCGCCGAGCGCCAGTCGGCGGGCGACGTGGCCCTGCCCGGGCACGGTGCGCCCACCGACCTGCCCGAGGGCGTCGCCCCGCAGTCCGGCCCCCGCGCGCCCCTGCGCCGCCGCCTGGACGGCGCACCGGTCGCCTCCGTCAAGCTCGCCTCCGGGTGCGACCGGCGCTGCTCCTTCTGCGCCATCCCGTCCTTCCGCGGCTCCTTCATCTCCCGCCGGCCCAGCGACGTGCTGAACGAGACGCGCTGGCTCGCCGAGCAGGGCGTGAAGGAGATCATGCTGGTCTCCGAGAACAACACCTCCTACGGCAAGGACCTGGGCGACATCCGCCTGCTGGAGTCGCTGCTGCCCGAGCTCGCCGAGGTCGACGGCCTGGAGCGGGTGCGCGTCAGCTACCTCCAGCCGGCCGAGATGCGGCCCGGCCTCATCGACGTGCTCACCTCGACGCCGAAGATCGCGCCCTACTTCGACCTGTCCTTCCAGCACTCCGCGCCCGGCGTGCTGCGCGCCATGCGCCGCTTCGGCGACACCGACCGCTTCCTCGAACTGCTCGACACCATCCGGAGCAAGGCACCCCAGGCAGGCGTGCGCTCCAACTTCATCGTGGGCTTCCCCGGCGAGTCCGAGGCCGACCTGGCCGAGCTGGAGCGCTTCCTCGACGGCGCGAGGCTGGACGCGATCGGCGTCTTCGGCTACTCCGACGAGGACGGCACCGAGGCCGCCACCTACGACGGCAAGCTCGACCCCGACGTGGTGGCCGAGCGCCTCGCCCGCGTCTCCCGGCTCGCCGAGGAACTCGTCTCGCAGCGGGCCGAGGAGCGCGTCGGCGAGACCGTCCACGTCCTCGTGGAGTCGGTGGACGACGAGGGCGTGCACGGCCGCGGCGCCCACCAGGCGCCGGAGACCGACGGCCAGGTGCTGCTCACGCCGGGCGAGGGCCTGGACGTCGGCCGTATGGTCGAGGCGAAGGTGGTCGGCACGGAAGGCGTCGACCTGGTCGCCGAGCCTCTGCCGGGCTCGTTCGGGTGTAGTGAGGAGGCGGGCAGATGA
- the pgsA gene encoding CDP-diacylglycerol--glycerol-3-phosphate 3-phosphatidyltransferase: protein MTGVPASAADGSSRAPATQPEAVQPAQAPRSAQAEAIAAEPVGATAVTDVEGTAVGDVPGTAGEQESARPPRGAKIAAAAVNQASVWNIANFLTMLRLILVPGFVALMLADGGYDPAWRSFAWAAFAIAMITDLFDGHLARTYNLVTDFGKIADPIADKAIMGAALICLSSLGDLPWWVTIVILGRELGITLLRFLVIRYGVIPASRGGKLKTLTQGIAVGMYVLALTGWLATLRFWVMGAAVVLTVATGLDYVRQAIVLRRQGIAERKAASEETRA, encoded by the coding sequence ATGACGGGTGTTCCGGCGTCGGCCGCCGACGGCTCCTCCCGTGCCCCGGCCACGCAGCCCGAGGCCGTCCAGCCCGCGCAGGCCCCCCGGTCCGCGCAGGCCGAGGCGATCGCGGCCGAGCCCGTGGGCGCGACCGCGGTCACGGACGTCGAGGGCACCGCCGTCGGGGACGTGCCGGGGACCGCCGGGGAGCAGGAGTCCGCACGGCCGCCGCGGGGCGCGAAGATCGCGGCCGCCGCCGTCAACCAGGCGAGCGTGTGGAACATCGCCAACTTCCTGACGATGCTGCGGCTGATCCTCGTGCCGGGCTTCGTCGCGCTGATGCTGGCCGACGGCGGCTACGACCCCGCGTGGCGCTCGTTCGCGTGGGCCGCCTTCGCCATCGCCATGATCACCGACCTGTTCGACGGGCACCTGGCGCGGACGTACAACCTCGTCACCGACTTCGGGAAGATCGCCGACCCCATCGCCGACAAGGCGATCATGGGCGCGGCGCTGATCTGCCTCTCCTCGCTCGGCGACCTGCCGTGGTGGGTGACGATCGTCATCCTCGGCCGGGAACTCGGCATCACCCTGCTGCGTTTTCTCGTCATCCGGTACGGCGTCATCCCGGCCAGCCGGGGCGGCAAGCTGAAGACGCTCACCCAGGGCATCGCCGTCGGCATGTACGTCCTCGCGCTCACGGGATGGCTGGCCACCCTCAGGTTCTGGGTGATGGGCGCGGCCGTCGTGCTGACCGTGGCGACCGGGCTCGACTATGTGAGACAGGCCATCGTGCTGCGCCGGCAGGGAATCGCGGAACGCAAGGCCGCCTCGGAGGAGACCCGAGCGTGA
- a CDS encoding CinA family protein, giving the protein MNSPAADVVRLLTVRGETLAVAESLTGGLVAAEITSVPGASKVFRGSVTAYATELKHRLLGVDPGLLAARGAVDAQVAAQMAAGARTALDADWAVATTGVAGPDPQDGQPVGTVFVAVDGPCGTDRGSAGGGKVEALRLNGDRAEIRRESVRSVLALLLRELAGEHAGNERAQDTEQNGGF; this is encoded by the coding sequence GTGAACTCCCCGGCCGCCGATGTGGTGCGACTACTGACAGTGAGAGGTGAGACGCTCGCTGTGGCCGAGTCGCTCACCGGTGGCCTGGTCGCGGCGGAGATCACGTCGGTCCCCGGCGCGTCCAAGGTCTTCCGGGGCTCGGTCACGGCGTACGCCACCGAGCTCAAGCACCGGCTGCTCGGTGTCGACCCCGGCCTGCTGGCGGCCCGCGGCGCCGTGGACGCGCAGGTCGCGGCCCAGATGGCGGCCGGAGCCCGCACGGCGCTCGACGCCGACTGGGCCGTCGCGACCACCGGCGTGGCCGGCCCGGACCCTCAGGACGGACAGCCCGTGGGGACGGTCTTCGTGGCGGTCGACGGACCGTGCGGGACGGATCGCGGTTCCGCCGGCGGCGGAAAAGTGGAAGCCCTGCGGTTGAACGGCGACCGGGCGGAAATTCGTAGAGAGAGTGTACGGAGCGTACTCGCACTGCTTCTGAGAGAGCTTGCGGGCGAACACGCCGGGAATGAGCGGGCACAGGATACGGAACAGAACGGGGGGTTTTGA
- a CDS encoding helix-turn-helix domain-containing protein — translation MILLRRLLGDVLRRQRQRQGRTLREVSSSARVSLGYLSEVERGQKEASSELLSAICDALDVRMSELMREVSDELALAELAQSAAATPSQPVPTSVRPMLGSVSVTGVPPERVTIKAPAEAVDVVAA, via the coding sequence ATGATTCTGCTCCGTCGCCTGCTGGGTGACGTGCTGCGTCGGCAGCGCCAGCGCCAGGGCCGTACTCTGCGCGAAGTCTCCTCGTCCGCCCGAGTCTCACTCGGCTATCTCTCCGAGGTGGAGCGGGGGCAGAAGGAGGCTTCCTCCGAACTGCTCTCCGCCATCTGCGACGCGTTGGACGTACGGATGTCCGAGCTCATGCGGGAAGTGAGCGACGAGCTCGCCCTCGCCGAGCTGGCACAGTCGGCAGCGGCCACTCCCAGCCAGCCTGTCCCCACGTCGGTCCGTCCGATGCTGGGTTCCGTGTCGGTGACCGGTGTGCCACCGGAGCGGGTGACCATCAAGGCGCCCGCCGAGGCGGTGGACGTGGTCGCCGCGTGA